From the Coffea eugenioides isolate CCC68of chromosome 1, Ceug_1.0, whole genome shotgun sequence genome, the window TGCTTCAAAACATCCTGCTTAAACTTGACCATGTTGGAAGATACTCCACCAAATACCAAgttttgtgcaacttcattgcatGAACAGTACATCGTCCTCGGCTACCTCGGCTACCTCGGCAATATCTTCACAATGacaagatttcttttgttttacaTGTAGCATATTAAAAATCAAAGCGATTAAAAGTCCAAATTGAGTAGTGAAAGAAGAGAAGTGTGTCTTAAATTACCAGaaattttgaaccaaaacaCCAAAGCAATGATGCGAAAACCATTGATTGACCATTGTCTTCATGGCTAGAAAATCATAACTGAGAAAAAGTGAGTCAAAAAAACCATTATTTTGAGACCCAGAGCTATTACTAATCAAATGGTTCAGAGAAGTATCTAAATGCATTTTCGAGAGGTAAAAGTTACAGAGAAACCATTTCATCCCCTTAGAATCACAAGTTTAAAGAGAGTGGTCTGACTTTAGCAATAATATCTTACAATCCACAGAAGCAGTTATGGAAAATCAACAAAACTAGATTGCTAGTTGTTATCAAATGTCGATGGGCTATTTGCAGGACGTGCAGGCAAAAAATTACTGAGTTCCAGCAATATATACGGTGCTGAAGAAGCTTCACAATTCTAACCTATGTTCATCTAAGCAAGAGACCACAAAAATCATCTTGGGAAGCATTGAAGAAAGGAGTGTGGCAAGAATTTCTGGTCTAAATGTGCACAATGGAATCCACTCAACTTTGCAACTGCTAGACAACATCCTTGGACGCAGATCCTCCTAAACTTTGCAACTTAATCATTTTAGTTACCATCTATATCACCTCACAAAAGGTAACAAATAGAAATCTTCATAAAAGTTTCATTAGAGTAAGTTCTCCTATAGAAACAAAAGAAGCTATAAATTAAAAAGTCTAAAATCTTTGTCTGCGGTTGCTAGTTCATAATTTTTTGTGCTTTGACATACTTTCATTTGAGGATTTACTCCATGAATATAACGCATtatattttccctttttttgaaaaaatcaataagaaaataaaattttcatagtAAATGGTGGTGTGTATACCTAAGTTTGATGCATGCCCTCATATTTAAAATCTCGAGAAAGCTTGTTCCTGCATTATAACTATGAAAAAACAGGAAGTTCTATTACATTTTCTTGTGATGGGAATCTTACAAAAATGAGTTTGTTTTGCCATTTTTACCCTAAAGATAATGAGCAGGTACTAGGACTCGATACAGTGTATGTATATTTGTTTTGACTTAGatatgctaaccttgggataaCACTCGAAAGTTTGCAAAACCTCTTAATGGTCAATCTGTCTCTCTTGTAATGGTCATCAAACGGTCAATAAAGATCATCAAAAAGTCCTGGTAATGATGGCTCTTCAAAAACATCTGATAAGCTGGGGCAAGAAATTTTTTCCCAGTAGATCGTACAGGCCAGCTGACAATCATTGAGCAATCAAACACAGACAGAAAACTTTCAGCAATTGAGGTACAACTAGTTTCAAAGACAAAAAGCCAGGGAAAAAATTAAGCAAATTTATAGTAATATAGCAACTAAATTCTGACTGCTGGACCTCGTGACTGAAAAGGCAGATAGACAATGTGCAAGCTCCGACAACAAGGATATCAGGTGTTGGCTATATGAGGCACCAATATGAAAGAAAAGATAGCCATCataaatatttttgtccaaGCTACTGGCCTTGCAATTCAATGAGTAATTAAGGCCAATGGAGATTTCCACTTAAACCTTGAGCCTAAGATCACTGCAAAATAGAAAATTCAAGCTCAGACATTATGTAGTGAACAAGGGATCTAACAAGACAATTTAGATAATTTCGTGAAGCTATTGTTCTGTCAATCCTACAAAAACAAAGCGTGGAACAGAATATTAACACAGTTATAGTAATACATCAAAGCATAGAACAGGATAGGTGCTTGGTTTCATGTTAATCGACGGTTACAAGAGTATTATGTTGTTAGGAGTAAATGAGAAGCACGGTATTTTGCACTTGATAAGAAATGCTAATGCCGCAGCTTTGAAAGATAATAAATAGGAcgagaaaaaggaagaagagaaaattGTGAAGAATAACCACGGgaactttttagtttttttcatATAATTCCCTCACACTTAAATTATTGCTGATCCttaagcaataagaaatacaaatcAGCAATGATTTAAGAAGTGAAATGAATCAAGTGAACTTGAAACTCAACGTCTCTTAACTTTGGCAAGCTTTGATTATGCAATTTTTTCCTATTACCCGTAATACACATCATATCATGTAAAAATGAGATAATTACAcccaaaattcaaccaaacaaaTTTAATCTCTCTATCttacctaatttcacaaataactaACATATATACTTACCTTGGAGATTTTCTTCCTTCTAAATGAGATGTTTAGCTTCACCAACCTTAAGACGgaactattcactttcttttttcttttatttactctTAAATTGTTAAAAGTCCTTTTGACGTAAAGattgacatttttagatgaagatctcCGGTTACTCGAcacttcacttattactcccAACTCAAATATCTTTTGACGTGAAAAGTCGATATTTGTAGATAAAAACTCTCGGTTACTCAATATAagaatttattgaatttttttaacaTAAAATCTCTCAATAAGGTCACATTTGGAAGAAAAATATTCTAACAACTATATAAATCAATTACTTGTAAAAATAAGTAAGATGAGAGATTtcatttactatgcaaaatgtaggcataattttcactattttacaagatatactttcttACATGCAATAATTCTAGTCACATAATAATTGCTTCCAAGTCAAGTGAGAATTGAACTGTCCAATTACTAAAATCATCTCACTTGTATAGGAGAATTTTGAAACAAAAGGGACATGAACTTCATGCACTTGTGGATTTAAATGAACAATTTGTGAAAGACTTGgggcaaaatttgaaatttggacaagattttgaaaaaattttgacagttTCTCTTTAAAACTGgatgaaactccctgccagcaaacCCAAAAACCAACAATTTTAAGCACAAGACAAATTtctaatactccctccgtcccactttgatagtcttgttttcctttttcgtctgtcccaaattgtagtccactttcccaTTAAGAAATGTAGTAATCTTTCAAAttgtctaaaatacccttattaaaTATCTTGTTGTTAATACATTGTTATTAAATACTAACCCACTACATTGAATACATTGACCTTTTCCAATACTAACCCATTAGCTGTAACTGATATTAATTGGTACTCTTCGTGATtagcataagggtattttaggaaattattaatctaaatttatgtttccaaccaaattaattacactttctttatctgtgtgaaaaaaaatcaagactaacaaaacgggacggagggagtatcaTATCCAAGCATTTACCATATAAGCACCAAAGTAACTCCTACTTAACAgcatttcctcccccacacacATTTTCCTCTATGtgtagagaaagaaaagaagaaaagttacTCCACAATTCAATGGCTGAAATCCAGCTCAATCTTGGATCACGAGCCATTGACGAATCTACAACCATCTATGAGAACTACCACAAGTCCCAAATGCAAGATGAGAAGTTCAAGTTAAACTTGTACAATAAAAAGAGTTAAAATAAAACTACAAGGAAAtatgaaagcaaaaaaaaatgcagcaagagGTCGGCGAGTCTTCTCCTTGTGCATCACATCACTGTGGAAAAGTGCTAAATGATTCTTACATATATAGTGCTAAATGCAAATCACGTCTTCTCCTTGCGGTGTTTCTTGTCCCTCCTCTtctcttctttctctcttttgtgATTCTTAAATATACAGTGTTCAAGAGAGtcaaaaagtgctaaataatATGACATAAAGTTTCTTTTGCacttttttgaagttttttgaGCATGTGTAGCCGAAATTCTGTGCTAGAATTGAGCCAAAAAGAAGTGTGAAAATAGGGCAAGTTGCAAAACAAGTTGCAGAAAAATAGGGGAGAATAAGCAGGCTTGGAATACGTGACCTCAACTCGTGTATTCAGAGCCTGTGTTTTCTCTTTTATTACGTTTTCTTGTGTCTTTCTAGCCAATTCACTTCTAAGATCATAAGCAAGATGTCCCAATGTTTGTTCATGCAATGAACCAATAATACTTGCATTTGATGCTCTTCTAATTCCAAATCATCATTGAATCAGGCACTAATGAATTCAAATGAATTTGTCTTGATCCAACGTTGATAATTCTCCTCAAATCCTACCAATATAACCACATTTGCACATTCAACAGCCTAAATGAATCTTGCAAAAATTAGAGACTTAGACAGCAAGTTACACCGTAAAAACCCTAAATTATACCAAAAATAAGCACATAATACTACTTAAAAGCATGtataataaacacttatcaagaaGGTTAATTAGATTGGGAAGTGAAGAGAAGGCAAATATGTCTTATGTGTAGGTAGCAAGCAATCTTACAAGATTGAATTTGATCTGAAGATGAACTATAAATCACTTATTAATAGGAGTTGAATATGAGAAACTTTGGACCACTGGGAGTCAAGGCCGCTGCTCTCGGGAGTGCACCTTTCTTTTAACAGAGGAGAACCATAAACCAGTAGAACTTTTAGTTTGGTGAGACTTCTCATGGCATCCTCAGAGGGTAAATGTCGAAGCTCTTTGAAACCAAATAAACATAGGTATTCAAGAGAAGCAAAGTTTCCGAACCAATCTGGCAGAGCTTTTATACCTCTAAAGTCATGTACCCGAAGTGATATGAGAGTGGTCAAGTATTGGATCTGATATGGTAGGGACTCCATGTGTGGCAACCCAAATAATTCTAGGTCACATAGTGTGGATGACAAAGAGGAGAAGGATATCAATCCAGACCAATCAAATTCATtgtaaattgaagaattttcatGGTCATCATCATCTGAGAAGGGACCAATTTCAATACGATTTAAGCTGGTTAGGAAACCAAATCCTTTGGGCGTCATACTTGTTTTCAGTTTGGGACACGCGTATAATTCCAACTCCAAAAGAGAAGGCGTTTGTTGCAAATCAAGCGGAAAGGAGATAAGATTGTCGCAATAAGCCACCTGAAGCTTTTGGAGAGAGATACAAGACTGTAGCATGTCACCGGGTAGATTCGTTAATCCACGGCAAAACCAAATCTCCAGCTCTTTAAGAGATGTAAAGTTTTGCAAGGGAAGGAGTTCTCTACATCTGTGGCAATAATAAAACTCCAAACGCGCTAACTTGGGGAGTGTTGTTGGCAAATCCATTAACCATCGAGGAAATTGATCACCCATAAAATGCTGAATTACCAACTCTTCCAAATTTGGATGAGGCTGAAGGCCATCTAACACATCTTTGTCGTAGTTGTAGTTGTTGCCTTCTCGATCCCAAGCCAGGGCCCACGCAAGTATCAACCTAAATAGATTTGCCTTTTCAAATAGATTTGCTTCCTCAGCTGTTTTCCTATCCTTTACTAGTTGAAGATTGCGCACACTTAAACTACCTTTGAGGTTTTTCAAGCATCCAAGCTCTTCAATTTGTCGACCCTTCTCTCGACCCACATTAAAGAACTCTAGTGTCTGAAGGCAAGTCAGTCGTCCCATCTCTAGCGGCATTTGAAATTTTTCATCAAAGGTGTAAAAATAGAGATGTCTCAAGCTAATCAAATTGCACATCCCCTTCGGAAGATCTTTGACATACATGCTATCTAGTGCCAATGTCTGCAAATTATAAAGCTTGCAAAGGGAGTCTGGCAAAATACGGATTCTAGAACTCAAAAGGTTAACATACCGCAAATGTATCAATTTGCCAATTGTGATCGGTAGCTCTTGAGTTGTTGCATGAGACAAATTCAAAACATACAAGTTCTTCAACTTCATTAACATATCACCAGATAGGTCACCCTTTACAAACAATGTACGAAGTGCAGTTGATAGCCTCTCCAAAAGTTTTTCTCTGTCTTCTCTGCCACCTGATAAATCTATTGCAAGGTAACGAATATTGTTAATAACTTTAGTAGACTTTGACATTGACTCTGCGAGGTCGTGCACTAGATCATGCATCTTATAATAATGTGTTTCCCGATAACTTCTGGTTTCTTCAAACAACGAACTCTGTAATAAAATTCTCAGACAATTCATTCCAATTTCCTCCATCATCATTTGGTTGTTGGCATCTGCTTGGAGTAAGCCTTCTCCCATCCAAAGTTCGATTAGCATATCTCCTTTCATCATAGTATCCTTAGGAAATACAGAACAATATGCAAAACATTTCTTAATGGATGGAGATGGTAAACAATCAAAACTCAATTTAAGTATTTCCATGACACCATCTTCATCTCCACTAAAATTTGAAAGCTTATTCTTCAAAACCAATTGCCACTCCTCTTTTCTCTTCATGCGCAATAAACCTCCCATTACACTTGCAACCAGCGGTAGACCACCacatttttttataatttcctttttcatgacATGCAATTGTTTGGGAATTTCTCCACCTGCAATGGCTTTCTTTGTTAGGATAGACCAACAATCGTCATCAGATAGCTTTCCTAGCACATAAGGATCATGTGTGGCCACAATGGATGCAGTTTGTTGTTTACGAGTAGTCACAACACACCAATTTCCATTAGTTGCATTTAGCCCCAGTAATGAACCAAAAAAATCATCCCACAAGGTAAGATTTTCGGTCCagacatcatcaagaacaagaaaaaaaatttttcccaCAAGTTGTTCTCGAATTTCCTGGACGATGACATCCCTACTGGTCATTTCAACATTTCTTCTCGTTAGTGATtctaaaatcattttcaaaagcCTGGTCACGTCAAAATTGTCGGACACACAAACccaaatttttttctcaaaatggCTATGAACTTGACTATTTTTGTATATAGATTGAGCTAAAGTTGTCTTTCCCAATCCGCCCATCCCAAGGATGGGAATTACAGAAACGGCTTTTTCTGACAAGCTTAGCAAGATCTCCACCAGGCTTGTTTCATCCTTTGCTCTTCCTACAACATAGTGGCCAGCAATAGAATCCGTCTCTCTATTTAGTGTGACTTTAGCAGTAGTAGAAGGGGGGAAACTTGCCCTTTGGAATCTGATCAGTCCGAAATCATTGGCGTCTTTATTGATCTTATTCAACTTCTTGTTGATGTCCCTGATCTTAGAGGCCATTCTCCGTCGGAAAACAATATTAATGTCAGAGGACAGGATGAAGGAGCGCACCTTGCCCACGAGTTGGCGACGAAGAGCTTCATAATTCAGCTCGTCCAACAAATTCTCGGCATCACACGCCACGGCTTCTAGCCTCTGGAGCCACAGTCGCACGGCCTGGTCATGCATTTGCTTTTCCTCTGCATCAGCCAAGACAGCTTGGATCATAGCAACAGATCCTTTGAGGGTCTCCAAATCCTCCTTGAATTGGAATAACTTGCCAATCCTTTCATTGGCAAGGGAAAGTGTCTTCTTCAATGCTACCTCTATTGTGGAAGCTATAAGTACATCAGCCATTCTTCTTGTTCCTTGGGTACAGTCTTCAGATAAGAATACTCTTTTGCAGTGGAAGGTTTTAGCTGTAGCTAGAAGCAGCAAGGAACTGCTTTGACTCAAACGGAAGTGACAAGAGTTATGAGGATTTTTTGGTGCAGCGCTTCTTTGACAAACTGGGTCGGATGCTTTTGCAACGGAAGTTGCTTGGCATTTtcagttgaaaaaaaaatatagtcaATGCCGGGATTCTACATCTGCTTTTGATCCACATTCCACATGCCTGGGGCCCCTGATCGTGGAAAATTCCACTCAAGAAGGATAAGAAACTGTGCTGAACAATGAAAGGTCCAAAATAATTTTTCAGATAGTTCAAATTAAGCGATCATATCTAATTCAAATTAATGTTGTGCATGTATATGAGTCACAAAATAGTTTGGTGCATTAGCAAACAGAAGGGTACATCTAAGGTTACTACGACAAGTTTTACGCTAAAGTGGGAGATTTGTAAACCACTTCAGAGCAAACAAACGATATTGAGGAAAAAATTATGTTAGTTGCAATGCAATCATAAAAGCTATGATACATTTGTGAAAACAAGAAACATTTATTAATTTGGTGCAGTCTAATTGCAaacctagaaaaaaaaataaatgaatgatcCGAAAGGGTGAAAGGTATCATTTTACTCAAATAAAAGTGTGACCGAATAGAGGATtagttaaataaaaaaaatagattaataatgtaacactttttgtatttttatataATGAATGTGAGACAGGATGGtggctaaaaaaataaaaaggtgagtGGAATGGTATAAATTATCTTTTCATAAATTTGTCTAATGATAATAGTGACCGGAATGATACGTGTGGCGAGTTGAGATGGAATTACTTCTTGCAATTGATTGCACCATGCAATCTATATTTTACATTaggtaaatttgaaattgtacGAATAGAATTGATTAGCACGCAAAACTTTTAATGAATAAAACATTTATTGTGGTTTTGTGTATTGTAATTTTGTCTGCATTTAATATCTCAGTGTATGCACGTCTATTGTGTCAGTATCTAAATTGCATGGCGTGTATGGCACTAAATTTCCAGCTCACCTGTCCTACTTAATGCCTTGTTGAGGCCTTCTATTGTgcaaaaaatctcaaaaaaatAATGGTCTGACCCAAGAAGCACAAGAAAGTATTGTCCTTAACAATTAGAAtgtcaaagaaaaaaaagagggaaattGACAATCATGCTGTGATTTTGGCTACATTATTCATCTCATTTTTCTAGTTCCggagaaacaaaataaaaagatttCACTAAGTTTGCTTTTTGTAATGTACCGCGCTGGGCTTTGTCAAATGCCCCATTTTTTGCTAGAATTACTTATTTTGCTTCTCATTTGGTTCTATTATACTATACAGAATTATATGTATATAACGTGGATTGTCATCTTAAGAATCAAGATTGCCAATCTGATCACGTAAATTggccagaaattggttgcaattggcTGCATGTAATGCCTTGAATCGAAAATGGCTACCATTTCAATCCATAGAAATATGATGAAGGAAACTGGACTGCAACATGGACTGATAAGAATCAGATATGATGATTCTTGATTGCTTAAGAAAATCCTTGtatatttggttatttgacacAAGAAGTCAATATGCTTCAAATGAAACAGTGAATCCAACAAATAAGGCATGACAAGCTGTGATTAATGCCATACAAACCTGAGTTTCATTAAATTAACAGAGAGGATAGTGAAGAGTGAAGAGCAGAGCCATTCCTAAATGCCAAAGAGACAGAGAGATTATAAAGATGATCAACTAACTAATCATACCCTTCAACACGAATAGCCAAATATCTGAGGTTTGAGAAATGACAGCAATTGTTGCAGTCAAGCAATAGAAATGAAAGGGGGGACTACACATCCAAAAGAAGGCACAGCAATATGATCAGTGTGGAACAAAATTTGCATTATAAACTAATTCAGAGCCAGCTACAACGTCACAGAATAACAGGCAATAGACCTAAAACTTCCAATACTGGGATAACAACACTTTTTCTGTGCCCTACTTGGTCCGACCAGGGACAAAAGGACATCTGGCCAAATTAAAACAGGGAGGGACTTATCCGAGAACTAAGTAGAAACTGCTGAAACTAGTCACATTGCTCGGAAATtcaaaaagaaccaaaaaaaaatgagaaagaagaagggaaaaaggaaCTGCTTAGAATCAGAGAGAGAAGAGGGACTTCTGAGAGCAGCACTAATCGGCGGGGACAACTCCGGCAAGTGGATGGCAAAGACAGCATTAATTGGCGGGGACAGCACCAATACCTTCCCTTTTGTGTAGAAATAAGTTCATCTGaaagtttttattatttttaggtAACTAATTATGATTATTACTGCTACTACTACTTTCTGTACTGATACAGACATGAGATGATTTACTTATATTGGCCATCAAAGTCTTAGAGGCATAGAAAAGTAGAAATGCTTTAATTTTCACATAGGATTTGAGCTAGCAATGAATAGGATTTGAAGCCAAGATGTGTAAGATCCATGTCACATTATTGCTTCATTGAACAATATTGATCTTGTATGTTCCTATATAATCCTGTTCAATTGATTTCCATAATTTCATCTCTCCAACGTTCCCATCCACCAAGTGGATCCTTCTTGAATAGAAATTGGTGCCTTAGCAATTCAGTTTTCTCTCAAATTAACATAAATAGAAGGGCTCAATCTGACTGATTCTGAGTCCTGTCTGAGCTTTACAGATACAAGGAGCAATGGAAAAGTTCCATCCGACACAACCTGTAGTCAACTGCAGAACACTTGAGAAAAAATATGTTGCCTGTTATAGAGCTAAGATACAACTTCAAGAAGGATGCAAGCAGCTATCAGGGTTCAGCTAATCCACATCTTTCTGCTGCAAAATACTGGCTACTTTGAACTACAAGCAGCACGGAAGATATGGCAAATTGAGTTCCAAAAGAAGTAAAAGAACACCTCATTAACATGTCTACAAATTGCTGAATCGGTTGGACAGTTTAAAATCAGCAGCCGACAAGGAAGATCTCAGGCTTCGGCCATCCGAGGCAGAGAGCAAAAGGGAATTCCATCCTGGATGTTTTCATCTGATCTGATTGAAACAGGATCCGGTTCAGTAAGGGATCATAGGACTTTTAATAATGTACCAAGGATAATAAGTAAGAGCTATGAAGGTTTTGAGCGTAAAATCACTGCATAACACAAAAACTCAAGAAACTTGAGACAACATGTAGTCAAGAATAAAGCCAACACATAGTTGCATGACGTTTTTGTTGTATTTGAAACACTAAAATAAGAACTTACCATGAACAGAGGAGCAACCAACAAGTATAGGTGGCAGAATGAGCTTAATAGCCTTCATCACAGCGGATGAAATAATTGCAGCAAGTAGCAGCAGCCAACAACTATGCTTGGCAGTCTCAACTAACTACGGCGATATGCTTCAAAAGTTGCAGCTTAGACTTGATTGTGTTAGAAGATACTCCAACAAGTCCGTGCAGCTTTATTGCATGAACAGACATCTTCTGTGGCTGCTCCAAAAAACATCCAAATTAGGAGAAGATTTCTCAAGTTTTAGTTGTAATGTAATCAGAATCAAAGTAtttaaaagtcaaaattgagtagtAAAAGAAGAGTACTATATATTACCTTACTGGACTCTTAGAACCAAAAACCAGTTTAACAGCCAACAGCTTTGGAAACTCCTGAAGTCTTTATGGCTAGAAAA encodes:
- the LOC113760426 gene encoding putative disease resistance protein RGA3 is translated as MADVLIASTIEVALKKTLSLANERIGKLFQFKEDLETLKGSVAMIQAVLADAEEKQMHDQAVRLWLQRLEAVACDAENLLDELNYEALRRQLVGKVRSFILSSDINIVFRRRMASKIRDINKKLNKINKDANDFGLIRFQRASFPPSTTAKVTLNRETDSIAGHYVVGRAKDETSLVEILLSLSEKAVSVIPILGMGGLGKTTLAQSIYKNSQVHSHFEKKIWVCVSDNFDVTRLLKMILESLTRRNVEMTSRDVIVQEIREQLVGKIFFLVLDDVWTENLTLWDDFFGSLLGLNATNGNWCVVTTRKQQTASIVATHDPYVLGKLSDDDCWSILTKKAIAGGEIPKQLHVMKKEIIKKCGGLPLVASVMGGLLRMKRKEEWQLVLKNKLSNFSGDEDGVMEILKLSFDCLPSPSIKKCFAYCSVFPKDTMMKGDMLIELWMGEGLLQADANNQMMMEEIGMNCLRILLQSSLFEETRSYRETHYYKMHDLVHDLAESMSKSTKVINNIRYLAIDLSGGREDREKLLERLSTALRTLFVKGDLSGDMLMKLKNLYVLNLSHATTQELPITIGKLIHLRYVNLLSSRIRILPDSLCKLYNLQTLALDSMYVKDLPKGMCNLISLRHLYFYTFDEKFQMPLEMGRLTCLQTLEFFNVGREKGRQIEELGCLKNLKGSLSVRNLQLVKDRKTAEEANLFEKANLFRLILAWALAWDREGNNYNYDKDVLDGLQPHPNLEELVIQHFMGDQFPRWLMDLPTTLPKLARLEFYYCHRCRELLPLQNFTSLKELEIWFCRGLTNLPGDMLQSCISLQKLQVAYCDNLISFPLDLQQTPSLLELELYACPKLKTSMTPKGFGFLTSLNRIEIGPFSDDDDHENSSIYNEFDWSGLISFSSLSSTLCDLELFGLPHMESLPYQIQYLTTLISLRVHDFRGIKALPDWFGNFASLEYLCLFGFKELRHLPSEDAMRSLTKLKVLLVYGSPLLKERCTPESSGLDSQWSKVSHIQLLLISDL